A window from Candidatus Eisenbacteria bacterium encodes these proteins:
- a CDS encoding MFS transporter, with amino-acid sequence MRTEADACLRRDLRYVYGDGVTYSLMLGLGETYVPAFALAIGMSEVAAGWIVAIPMLAGALLQLVSPLAVRRLRSHKRWVVICASLQAASFLGFFIAAVAGRIPDALLFLIAALYWGTNLGAGPAWNTWVETLVPRTIRARYFAVRGRSCQAAALLGTVGAGLALHLGASIELTVFAVLFALAGLSRGASTWFLARQSEPYPMPHHQRDVRLADLIRRMRHGADGRLLVYLLALQTAVQIAGPFFTPYMLGELHFSYLRFLTIVATAFIAKMAAYPYMGNLARRWGSQKLLLVCGAGIVPLSALWIFSHNLVYLLCVQVVGGIIWSGYELAVFLLFFERIDHSERTSLLTLFNLTNAAALVGGALIGGLLLGALGSTAAAYHKIFGLSGIARILTLVLLMRLRVSGPLVSAASIPARTVALRPNTGALQHPLVGGMGGDEDAEID; translated from the coding sequence ATGAGGACTGAAGCTGACGCCTGCCTGCGCAGGGATCTAAGATACGTCTACGGCGACGGGGTCACCTACAGCTTGATGCTGGGGCTGGGGGAGACCTATGTGCCGGCCTTCGCCCTAGCCATCGGCATGAGCGAGGTCGCGGCCGGATGGATCGTCGCCATTCCGATGCTGGCCGGCGCCCTGCTGCAGCTCGTCTCGCCGCTGGCCGTGCGGCGCCTGCGATCACACAAGCGCTGGGTCGTCATCTGCGCCTCACTGCAGGCGGCGAGCTTCCTCGGCTTTTTCATCGCCGCCGTCGCCGGCCGGATTCCCGACGCGCTGCTTTTCCTGATCGCCGCGCTCTACTGGGGCACCAACCTCGGGGCGGGGCCGGCCTGGAACACCTGGGTGGAAACGCTGGTGCCGAGGACGATCCGGGCGCGCTACTTCGCGGTGCGCGGGCGGAGCTGCCAGGCGGCGGCCCTGCTGGGAACGGTGGGAGCGGGGCTGGCGTTGCATCTGGGGGCCTCGATTGAACTGACGGTCTTCGCGGTCTTGTTCGCGCTGGCCGGATTGAGCCGGGGCGCGTCGACCTGGTTTCTGGCGCGGCAGAGCGAGCCGTATCCGATGCCGCATCATCAGCGGGATGTGCGCCTCGCTGATCTCATCCGCCGGATGCGGCATGGCGCCGACGGCCGGCTGCTGGTCTACCTGCTGGCCCTGCAAACCGCCGTGCAGATCGCGGGGCCCTTCTTCACGCCGTATATGCTCGGGGAGCTGCACTTCTCGTATCTGCGCTTCCTGACCATTGTCGCCACGGCCTTCATCGCCAAGATGGCTGCCTATCCGTATATGGGAAACCTGGCGCGCCGCTGGGGGAGCCAGAAGCTGCTGCTTGTCTGCGGCGCGGGCATTGTTCCGCTCTCCGCGCTTTGGATCTTTTCGCACAATCTCGTCTATCTGCTGTGCGTGCAGGTCGTGGGCGGGATCATCTGGAGCGGTTATGAGCTAGCCGTCTTCCTGCTCTTCTTCGAGCGCATCGATCATTCCGAGCGGACCAGTCTCCTCACCCTTTTCAATCTCACCAACGCCGCCGCCCTTGTCGGCGGAGCCTTGATCGGCGGATTGTTGCTCGGCGCGCTCGGCAGCACGGCCGCGGCCTATCACAAGATCTTCGGCCTGTCGGGGATCGCGCGGATTTTGACGCTGGTGCTGTTGATGCGCCTGCGG